ACTTTGTCTTTTAccatcttctttcttcttttctatcCAAAGATACCGTCCAGCATTGGCAGGACAGCGACTACATTGTGGTTTACCACAGAGGGCGCTACTTTCGTCTCAGGGTGTACCAGGCAGGCAGACTTCTGTCTCCGAGGGAGATTGAATTCCAGATTCAGAGGATCCTAGATGACCCTTCACCTCCTTCCAAAGGGGAGGCCAAACTTGGGGCCCTGACTGCTGGAGACAGGTCAGTTTGATTGCTTACATTATCTGCAACATACATCACACTGTAATTCTAATGTAAATGTCTATAATCACCAGAATTCCCTGGGCTAAGGCCAGGACCAAGTATTTCAGCAGCGGGATCAATAAACGCTCTTTGGATTGCATCGAGAAGGCCGCGTTCTTTGTGACCCTAGATGACGAAGAGCAGGGCATGATGGGAGATGACCCAGCAGCCAGTTTAGACCGCTACGCCAAATCTCTGTTGCACGGGAAATGTTATGACAGGTACTTTTACACTAAAATATTCACTGTGTTATGAATTTGAAAGTCATCAAGTTATTGTTGCTCTGCTGTTGACTTGGTGGAGATTTTCCTGTAGTGATCTGTTATTATTGGTCGCCATGCAGGTGGTTTGACAAGTCCTTCACAGTTGTTTACTACAAGAACGGGAAAAATGGCATCAATGCAGAGCACTCCTGGGCTGATGCGCCGGTGCTGGCACACGTGTGGGAGGTAAGGAATACAAAAGAAAACTTGGAATGTTGTTCTGTTGCTCTGAGTAGACGCTATAATTTTAGATGCGTTTGTGCGTTTCCAGTACACTCTGGCCAATGACAGCTTCCAGCTCGGTTACAACGCAGAAGGTCACTGTAAAGGAGACGTGGATCCATCCCTGCCCCGACCAGTGAAGCTCAGCTGGGAAATCCCTCCAGAAGTTAGTTCTGTGTTGAAATTTTTCCATTAAACATTTTCCTAAATGAAGCAAGCTATTGTCATAAAGACGGAAACAAGAAAGTACAAGAAATTCAGGGAACACAtatgaccactgacaggtggagtgaataacactgattatctcttcatcatggcaatgagaatgtgaacattttatccTGTAAGATGATTTGTTAGAAGCACAAAAATGGGCAATCATAAGGATTATAGAGAGTTTGATAAGGGCCTAAATGTGCTAGCTAAGCGACTGggtcagagcatctccaaaGCTGCAGCTCTTATGGGGTTATAGATCTTGCAGAGGTTATACATATCTCAGTTTTGACTGAtgttgtttttcactgtgtgtgtgacagtgtgaagaGCAGATCGCTCAGTCTCTGGCTGTGGCCCAGGCGCTGGCTGATGATGTGGACTTCCATGTTTTCTCCTTCCAAGAATTTGGCAAAGGAAAAGTCAAGAAGTGTCGAGTCAGTCCAGACGGCTTCATTCAGATGGCTCTTCAATTGGCCTACTTCAGGGTGAGTGCTCACTGAAGTCGAATGGCAGTGTTACCATCTGATACCTTACCTAAACTTGTAAAACAATGATGAGCTTTAACATAAAGAGCAGGTTTAAACATTTGAGGTCAGACTGACATGTGTTCAAAAGTTTAACCTGTTTAAACAAAGCAGAGTTACATAACTCTGATGGTCTGCATCCACTCTTTAACTTGAGATGTTTAAAACTGAATCTAATATGTAATACATAATTAAAGGTTCCATGCACTGCAAATGAACTTTTATGAAGTTGTGATTTCAGTTTGAGgtaatgatttaatttaatgaccccaaaacagacaaagtgAGTTTGAACCCAACGCCCAAAAAGGCTGAAACTTGCTTTGGAGACATGTGAGACTAGTGTTAATAAGTCTTCAAATGTCTGGTAGGATACGAGATtgacaactttatttatttttatagcacatttcatTACATTAGAGCTCAATGTGCTTAACACAGAAAGTGAACACATGGCATATGAAACAATTGTACACTTTaatcagttgtttgttttttgcttttgttgttgttttgggtgGTTGCAGGAACGGGGGACTTTCTGTTTGACATATGAAGCCTCCATGACCCGTCTGTTCAGGGAGGGCAGGACTGAGACTGTTCGCTCCTGCACCAACGAGTCTAGCGCCTTCATCTGGGCGCTGGAGGGCGGAGAGGTGAGAGCATGAAACCCTCTCCTGATATGTTTTATAAAACCTAAACACAACACAGCCATGTCACTTCACCACGTCGTTCTCCACCAGGCAGCAGACGTGTGCAAACATTTGTTCCGAGTTGCCTCAGAAAAGCACCAGCTACTTTACCGCTTGGCTATGACTGGAGCCGGCATTGACAGACATCTGTTCTGCCTCTACGTGGTGTCCAAATACCTCGGAGTGGAGTCTCCTTTCCTCAAAGAGGTTTGTTTCCATGTCGTGTTTATGTCTAGTAGCGCTTACACTGAGTTGATGTTAGCAAACTAATGTGGTggcttgtgtgtgtttcaggttcTGTCTGAGCCATGGAGGCTGTCCACAAGTCAGACTCCCATccagcaggtggagctgttTGACATAGATAACCACCCGGAGTATGTCTCCTGTGGAGGAGGCTTTGGACCGGTCAGTACCACCTCTGGTGTTTCACAGACTTTAAATAATTGTTctacaattatttattttattctatataGTTCCTACTGGATTAGTGGACAGATTACATGAATACAGATTCAAAGGACTGGTGATGATTCAAGTATTTTTGTGTCTTTCAGGTGGCCGATGATGGATATGGGGTGTCCTACTGCGTTTTGGGAGAGAACATGATTAACTTCCACATCTCGTGCAAACACTCATGTCCAGACACTGTGAGTTTAATGCTTTTGGTCAATTTGTAGTCAAATGTCTACTTAGAGTAAGAAAACCAGATGTGTATTTTAGTACTTCATATGTAAATCTAGAATTGTGTTATGCTCCCTTATGCCTGTAGTTATTTACAGAAAGACAAGGTTGTTCACTGCACAAGTAAACCtttaaaatttttatattttgttatgcAATGACCATTCTTActattatttagattttttaaaaaggcataaTATGACATTAATTTTTATTGGCTCAATTTTTTTtcgtttgcttgtttgttttttaacgcTATGCTAATGCTTTTTCCCCTTCCTTCTCCTTATTCTGTGCTCTTCGTCTCTCCTTGAAGGACGCTCATAAGTTTGGTGATCAGATCAGACAAGCCCTCCGTGATCTGCTAAAGCTGCTGAGCCCAAGCCAAACAGAGGCCAGCAAAACGGAAGAGAGCCAACCCAAGGTCAAGAAAGAACAGTAGATATTCAAATCAGAAGATATGATGCCGAAGGGAACATGTGCAGGCATTACAATATGAAGTGAAGAAAGGCGGGTTTTTATTCTTAATTTAGTCTGAGACATTTATAGCCAGGTAGATGATATTCGGGAGACAGCTCCACTGGAAAATGATAACAACGGAGGTGATGTTTTTACTGATATGCATATGTTTGTGCGTTTATATTAGCTGTGCGATGGGTGCATGGAGCAAGAAAGGGTCCGCAGAGTTTGGTTTTAACAGTGAAACAAGTTGAAATGTGCACGTGTAAATGAAAAGTACAGTGGGGCCAGAACACATCGGACATCTCAGTGTTAGGATGGAAGATCCTAACTTCACCTTATTGCAGGGAGTAAATGAATGCAAATTTATGCAGTGTGTTTTCGACACAAGTAAAGATAAAACTCTCCTCTGTTGTTGGATCTGTTTGGGAAAACGCTGTGGGATGTTACTGTGAATTTTGGAGTATTAGCATGGGGAGAAAACATGATGGACTGTTGAGGTGACTTCATTTTCTACCATCTGAATGCAAAACTGCTGTAACGATGACACCAGGTATTTTGAAATCATGGAAGTCTGTGACTTCTCAGTGTTTACTTGATGTGTATAAATTGCTTTTTACATACACAACTGTAATGCTGTACTTAAAGCACCAGGCTGGTTGTACATGTAGTGAAGATACATGGCtattttaaattcattaaatatattcagtgccatattttatttttttttcttggaggCTTAGTTTGTATTCACCAAGTTAGCAGACATACAATCTACTTATTCAACTgctataaatgtattttatatttttactttattgttACCACTGTTTAAAAGCACTATAACAATGCAAGTTGTATTTATGAACATGTTGTGCAATTATTCAGTCCCACGCAGCGCTGCAGGTCAGACCTGGATTAGATGTAAAGTGTACCTGTGACACAGATTGATGTTTTTCTCCACTTACTGCTGCCTTCTTTGGTTTTTACTCCAGATCAGCTTCTCTTATTATGTTGTTCTCGTGAGCCTTTTTAATGCAATATTACAAGGGGAAATAAAGATAttcttaaagaaaaaacaagtgggtttttttgtttgtttgtttttgttgctttgaAACATCTCTCCCCCAGTTTAGCAGCGCACTCATGAAGAACTTATTGGGTGTCTGGATATTTCTGTGCAACGTTCACCACCAGCGCTGACTTACTTGCCTCAACTGATATCACCAAGAAATTTTATGTTCAAGCTATTTTTCTCACAGACAGTGCTGTGAAAGACAGTGTCTTGCATGCTTCAGATcctcaaacaaattttaataggCAAAGAcaacctgagtaaatacaaaatgtagtttttaaatgacgatttcatttattatggggaaaaaagttatccaaacctacctggccctaTGTGAAAAGTAATCGCCGTATTTGTTTAATCTTGAATGAACTTTGACcacattttatttagaaaactgAGTTTAATTTCATTAGCCACAGACAGATTTGAGTAGTGCCAGACCtgctgaatcaagaaatcacttcaATAGAAcatgtctgacaaagtgaagcaggctaAATGATCTCAATAAGCAAACATTGACATAGAGAACCACCCACAAACATTTTGCAGCAGGATAAGATCCGAAACACACCAGCATGTCCATTTTTGCATGGtctagtcaaagtccagacttaaatccgattgagatgctttggcatgaccCTAAATGGACCGTTCATACTTGAGAACCCTCCAGTATGACTCCTTGACTTTTAGGAGAGCTTTAAAAAGTAGAGTAAAGAACTGACCTCCTTTAAAATAGCCTCACTCACAGCCAAGTCACTCAAGTCCAAGGATGACTTTATTTGCaccttaaacatttttttatgtttatcatTGTCTTCACATTTCTGTTCGCAGTTGCTGATGCTTTTCTGCttgatgtttctttttctttttttcttttttttgcagaaaCTACACATAGAATCAAGTAAGCATGTGGTTTTTCTTATAAGTCTTCAAGTCATGTTTAggacatcattttaaaataaccaaCACGCAGTAACTAACAAAGAAAGGATGTATTTATCAATAGCTCTTTGCAAAGAATAGAAATGTACCCTCTATATGCTTACCATTGTAACAGATAAATGGTTTAGCGTAAGTACAACCTCTGTCCCAAAGTGCTTTGAGAGGAGGACTGCACAATGAACAGACTCCATCATTATTTGGTTGATCAGTGGCCCAGTATCTGAAGGAGCTGTTGCTCTGGCCTGACCATTTCCACTCATCTCTGAACAAACCGATCCAGACTGAGGACAGCGAGCCATTGTTATTGTCATTGATTATTTGCTGCAATGCCAGATTTTCAGTGTCTCCCCTTGCACTGGCCAAGACTTTATTCACCGCTCGACAATCTTGTTGGGCGTCAGTCCAACTCTTCTCttgaaaaacaacataaaacccAACGGAGCCAATATGTGTGAATATTTTTTACACAGAAAAATTCGATTACATGTAGAAAACAACATATCACTGCTGGCTTATATGCTGTTAGGTGAAAACAAAGACGAATTTGAAAGAGGTTttaaacataaggcccggggacCAGAATCAGCAAAGACTCCAATTCAGGCCACTGGACAGTTTTATAAAATATGAAGGAGGGCTATaattttgaacttttaactgtattctcATAGGTTTTACATCTTTTCCTATTGTTAAAGACCTCGCCCATTGCCATTCATACTACGCCAAAGTAATTATGCAAtagataaataattaaaaaacagaaatgttccTGATTTCCACCATCTatcatagattttttttgtttttacagggGATCCATGGTgataaacaagcaaacaaagcacaaatacaCAGTGCTTCGAACAGTTTAAACACATTTCACATCTTTTAAACACACAGTGGCATCAAgttgggttttttatttttttttgacgATTCTTTTTTCATCTCTGTGACAAAACTGTCAAAGATGAGGTGAAAGAAATGGGAATGATGTGCTGGAAAGCTAAAGAAAACAGTCATGCTCTCTGGGTTTTGAGTTCTTTATCcttgtttattatttgtttttgttttttgcatttggtTTCTTCGTTGCTCTAGAATTGTGATTGTTGTTATTGCAGTGttatttttcattgtgtttttgttttattgttatagCCTTTTTACAGTCTCTGTGTTTTTCTGAATCTGCTGGTCTCTTTGTTTAGTTTagctctcagtgtgtgtgtgtgtgtgtgaaacaatTAGAATTTAGTATATAGCCAAAAATATTTGCTGAACTTAAACTTGAGagacatcccattcttaatccataagGTTTAATTTGACATTGGCCCAGACTTTGCATCTAGAACAGCCTAAATTCTTCTGGGAAGACTTTCCACAAGGTTTGGGAGTGTTTCTGTCAGAATTTTTGATCATTCTTCTAGAATGGTCAaacactgatgttggatgagaagGTCTGGCTCACAGTCTATGCTCTAATTTATCCTAAAGATGTTCTATCAGGTTGAGGTTTAGGattctgtgcaggccagtcaagttcctCCACACCAGACttgctcatccatgtctttatgtaCGTTGATTTATGGACTGGTGTGTGGTCATGTTAGAGCACGAAGGGGCCATCCCTAAaatgttcccacaaagttgtgAACataaaattgtccaaaatgtcttggtgtgctaaagcattaagagttcctttcactggaacgaAGGGGCCGAACCCAAACTctaaaaaacaaccccacaccaaactttacacttgccACAATTCAGTCAAACAAGTACTGTTCTCCTCGCCACCgccaaacccagactcatcCATCAGATCTCCAGATGGAGAAGCGTGATTCATCACTCATGAGAACATGTCTCCACTGCTCAAGGGTCCAGTGGCTGTGTGCTTTATACCACTGCTGCCAACACTTTGCattggtgatgtaaggcttggatgcagctgttCAGTCATGGAAACtcattccatgaagctctctacgCGCTGTTCTTGAACTAATCTGAAGGCCATGTGatgtttggaggtctgtagctACTGACTCTACAGAAAATTGGCCCCTGTGCACTGTGTGCCTCAACATCCGCTGACCCCCACTACGTTAAATGAGTTGCCTTTGTTGccaatcacttccactttgttataataccactaacatATTTAAAAGCGAGGAAATTTTATGACTGGATTTGAAGCATTTTCACTTTTAAGAGGCTGCTCCTAACTAGTCATTTGTGGGAAATCCCCAGACTATTCTTTTCAAATCACTCATAAGCAAATGATCTCCATGTTGGATTTATGTGAAAGAGGAGCTGTGTGTATTTTGAATGCACTGACCTTGGCATACATAAGGAAGCATTAAAATCTAAACAACATCACTCAGAGAGCACAACTCTCCTTTGAAGGGCAAGGGCTAAAACTTTGACATTTTATGATGATTTTATGACAACATGCTGACATCTGACCTTTGATCCATAAACATGAATAATTACATAgtaaaatagtttattttattcGCATTTGCATTTATGTGAAAGAGGAGCTGTGTGTATTTTGAATGATCTTTCCCATGAATGCACTGACCTTGGCATACATAAGGAAGCGTTGTTGTACAGGGTGTGCTGAACCATTTCCCATCATCCCTCATTCTTCCACAGTTGTCAGTGAAGTTCCACTGATACCATGTTCACCAGCCTCTGCATGTCATCCTGGCTGCCAATCGTGGCGAGGTTGGTGTACTTGTTCCTGCAGTAACTCTGGGCATCATCCCAGATTTTAGCCCCGTTTATCAGGTAGAACTCCCGATGAGTAACATAGCCTGTACAGGTGCACCaaccaaacatcaaacaaaggAAGACTGCATCATTATAACACTGTTTAACTTCAGCATGAACGTTTCATcataagcagttaagaaaatggattcATGAATGGATTTCATCACTTATGACACTTACCTGAAACTAGCAATAAAATCACTGTAAGGACCATATTTTCTCTAGGATGTAAAATAGAAAGTCTtatacaatacaaaaaaatatttttttttacatgttattATACTAAAGTGTTTAAATAGTCTTTAAATCAGTAGTAGTCCACTCAGTCTCAAACTTTTTGAAACTATGACAATGAAATAATGTTTGAGATCGAcgttgcttttttaaattttctgctGTCTGCTTAAAAACTGACACTGATTATTCGAAGCACTATctgaagaggtcagaggtccaaaAAAGTGATATTTAGAATGTTGTCAATCCAATAGTAACTGCAAGGAACACAGTCTTAAATACCTCTATGTAGCATTATTATCACTGTGATCTTCAGAATCTACTGACTTTGAATGAGAGGTCAGAGGCCAAATgggaaataatatttttaatcttttcataTGTTAAGAACACACACCACACTTTTAAGAATTAAGAATTATTGTTTGTAAATtataaggcttttttttttttttggttaatttCCAACCAATAAATCATTATATTGACCATGAAGGCCTTGGCAGATTTAATTCTGAAGTCTAAACTTTACACATTCTGAATGTCTTTTAACAATTTATTAGTGTGAGCTAACACCAAGCTGCACCCAGATCACCCACTCATTGCAATTGTTTTTCTTACCTGATGGCCAGATCTTTCATAGCAAAAGATACAGTGCGCTTCTGCAGGTCGCTGCTTTTTGTCCTTCTGCCTTTCTGaaagtctattttttttttgtccatttcatagtgtgttggtgtttttattgATGGCCTATGGAAtacatatttgcatttttataaaCAAATTTAGCTGTGAGGAGCTGACCAGGATGTTGTAAAGATCTAAATTGATAGATGCTATCACAGGTGCCAAAAACTTGATGTAACCAACACACTGTATTTCCATTGGGGGGTTGAAATGAGCTTGTTTTCGTCCTTTTGTTACCTCTCCTCTATCTGTCTGTGCTCCTGCcacttgtctttctgtctcttatTTCAGCAGTGAGGTCACTCACTGTCATGATAAACCTCAAAATGGGACTGACTGTAATGAGAGTATTCTTGATTGTTATtgcttaatttttaaaaaaaaaattgttattttatttacttatttaatttttaacagcgtgacagttttcttttatCTATGTGGGAGCAGCTGACGACCATGCAAACGCATTTCTTTGGGATTAAAAAAGTTTCATGATATGAAATGGGAGGTGTTTCTTTCTGGCTTCCTCCAGAGACGCTGATGTTTTAGTTTCTTCAGTCAGACTTCCTCCCTCAAACATTTCTTATAGGATCCTCTCTTATAACATTGTCACCATTTTCACTATTTTATCTTGAGTTACAAATATTTCCTTATATAAAGAAAAGTGGCCAAAGCAGTATCCAGATTGCTGTATTTATGAAAATTATGTGAAATGATCCAGTGCTAGGCAGTGCTGGGATATCGATTAGATATTTTTACTCCAGAGCACCTTCTCTTATTATTTTGTTATAGCTGATGCAATATTATGAGGggaatgaaaatatttttaatcatcATACTATAATAATCGTAGCCTATGTATTTATGTTCCCTATTTGATCCCGGACCAATCTTGATGAAACTTTGAATAAACATTGTCTAGCGTCCTGTCAGTGCCAACATCTATATGGCATATGCAACTAATTTATACAAatcccaaagacaaacaaaGTGATTCACTATGTTTCTTTATTATAACGCTTTCAGGCAAAAGACAGCATGTGAAAAAATGTGAAAGTTCATGTCTACCCTTAGGTAGGTTACAGAGTAATAAATCAACAGACTTTTAACTGACttttaatgaatatttaatatatcacatatgcataTTATATATGCCACATGCTTAAAAAAGACCCTCCAAATGAAAGCATTCCATTATATAATGTGAgcagactttaaaaacaaacagtaaaacaaaGTCTCCCTTTATCTCTAGTCGTTTAACGCTAGGCTAGTTTTGCTTATTCTCTACATGCAAAATCGTGAGTAATTTTTCACTGCAGGAAAACTTCATGTCGTATTCTAACAGGCATCCTTGAtttccttctcctcttccttaTGGAAAATTTTCCCATCAGGCTGGACTCTCCACTGAACCTTGGCATTCTGGTACTTTGATTGGATCTACGGAGGCATTCAAATGAGCTAGTTACAGTGTGTTACGATTATAAGTGCCTGAATCCAGTAAAAGTGACTTCTTGACTTATATCAGAACTTTAAAAAGCAACATTAATGGAACATTTTAGAGTAGAGAACTGACCTGCTGCAGAATGGCATCACTCACACTGAAGTCATTTAAGTTCAAAGATGACTTAAATTCCACCTTAACAGTTCtggtgtgttttgtttcttgaTTGGCAGAACCTTGACATAAAATTCACATGCATTTAATTTGTTAAATAAGCTGCCATGTTAAGAAGGGCAGTAACTAAAAAGAACAGATACATTTGTTcgctataaaaataaacaatgagAAGTCAAACTGGTACATGATACACTGTGGAATTATATCCTTACCCTCATAGCAGATGAAGGGTATAGAGTAAGTACAGCCTCTGTCCATGAATCCTGTGAGAGATGGGCTGTACAATGTACAGACTCCGTCGTTATTTGGTTGACCAGTGGCCCAGTATCTGAAGGAGCTGTTGCTCTGATCTGACCATTTCCACTCATCTCTGAACAAACCGATCCAGACTGAGGACAGCGCAGCGCTATTGATTATTTGCTGCAATGCCAGATTTTCCATCTGGCTCCTCGCACTGGCCAAGTCTTTGTTGTTCATGCGACAGTCCTGCTGGGCATACAGCCAGCTTGTCCCTTGAAAAACAACATACAACCCACTGGAACCAATATCTGTGAACATTAACAACAAGAAAGATTAAAATCTAAACAACATCACTCAGAGAGCACAACTCTCCTCGAAGGGCAAGGGCTAAAACTTTGACATTTTATGATGATTTTATGACAACATGCTGACATCTGACCTTTGATCTACGAACATGAATAATTACATAgtaaaatagtttattttattcGCATTTGTATTTATGTGAAAGAGGAGCTGTGTGTATTTTGAATGATCTTTCCCATGAATGCACTGACCTTGGCATACATAAGGAAGCGTTGTTGTACAGGGTGCGCTGAACCATTTCCCATCGTCCCTCATTCCTCCACAGTTGTCAGTGGAACTTGGTAAACTGGCCCAGTTAGTGTATTCAACTACTCCATCACTGATCTGAGTTTCTCCCACAGACCACAGCCAGGCCGCTGGGCCAGTT
This sequence is a window from Pelmatolapia mariae isolate MD_Pm_ZW linkage group LG8, Pm_UMD_F_2, whole genome shotgun sequence. Protein-coding genes within it:
- the LOC134632620 gene encoding carnitine O-palmitoyltransferase 1, liver isoform-like isoform X1 — protein: MAEAHQAVAFQFTVTPDGIDLQLSHQALTEIYLSGMRSWKKRIVRIKNSVITGVYPASPSSWLFVVIAILATMYTRSDPSMGLIAKIQEHLPVSQSMSTQCQAVVSAVLFSTMLWLMLIFTMRLCLKQLLSYHRWMFEQHGKMSTTTKIWVALVRIFSGRKPLLYSYQGSLPNLPVPTIKDTVKRYLESVRPLMDDKEYERMTKLAAEFESSLGNRLQWYLKLKALWASNYVSDWWEEYVYLRGRSPIMVNSNYYGMDFLYVTPTPIQAARAGNSIHSFFLYRRKLNKEELKPSRIPGTVIPLCAAQCERIFNTTRIPGEETDTVQHWQDSDYIVVYHRGRYFRLRVYQAGRLLSPREIEFQIQRILDDPSPPSKGEAKLGALTAGDRIPWAKARTKYFSSGINKRSLDCIEKAAFFVTLDDEEQGMMGDDPAASLDRYAKSLLHGKCYDRWFDKSFTVVYYKNGKNGINAEHSWADAPVLAHVWEYTLANDSFQLGYNAEGHCKGDVDPSLPRPVKLSWEIPPECEEQIAQSLAVAQALADDVDFHVFSFQEFGKGKVKKCRVSPDGFIQMALQLAYFRERGTFCLTYEASMTRLFREGRTETVRSCTNESSAFIWALEGGEAADVCKHLFRVASEKHQLLYRLAMTGAGIDRHLFCLYVVSKYLGVESPFLKEVLSEPWRLSTSQTPIQQVELFDIDNHPEYVSCGGGFGPVADDGYGVSYCVLGENMINFHISCKHSCPDTDAHKFGDQIRQALRDLLKLLSPSQTEASKTEESQPKVKKEQ
- the LOC134632620 gene encoding carnitine O-palmitoyltransferase 1, liver isoform-like isoform X2 is translated as MAEAHQAVAFQFTVTPDGIDLQLSHQALTEIYLSGMRSWKKRIVRIKNSVITGVYPASPSSWLFVVIAILATMYTRSDPSMGLIAKIQEHLPVSQSMSTQCQAVVSAVLFSTMLWLMLIFTMRLCLKQLLSYHRWMFEQHGKMSTTTKIWVALVRIFSGRKPLLYSYQGSLPNLPVPTIKDTVKRYLESVRPLMDDKEYERMTKLAAEFESSLGNRLQWYLKLKALWASNYVSDWWEEYVYLRGRSPIMVNSNYYGMDFLYVTPTPIQAARAGNSIHSFFLYRRKLNKEELKPWLLRSAVPCCSYQFERMFDTCRIPGILTDTVQHWQDSDYIVVYHRGRYFRLRVYQAGRLLSPREIEFQIQRILDDPSPPSKGEAKLGALTAGDRIPWAKARTKYFSSGINKRSLDCIEKAAFFVTLDDEEQGMMGDDPAASLDRYAKSLLHGKCYDRWFDKSFTVVYYKNGKNGINAEHSWADAPVLAHVWEYTLANDSFQLGYNAEGHCKGDVDPSLPRPVKLSWEIPPECEEQIAQSLAVAQALADDVDFHVFSFQEFGKGKVKKCRVSPDGFIQMALQLAYFRERGTFCLTYEASMTRLFREGRTETVRSCTNESSAFIWALEGGEAADVCKHLFRVASEKHQLLYRLAMTGAGIDRHLFCLYVVSKYLGVESPFLKEVLSEPWRLSTSQTPIQQVELFDIDNHPEYVSCGGGFGPVADDGYGVSYCVLGENMINFHISCKHSCPDTDAHKFGDQIRQALRDLLKLLSPSQTEASKTEESQPKVKKEQ